TACCACAAGCTGTGCAATTTATCTCTGTGCTTTTGCTAAACAGTGCAGTTACATCAGTTTCTTCTCTCATTGCTACAGGATTTAGGACTTCTCTCTGTGACTCTTCTTGTTGCAAAATGCTGCATGCTATCTCAACTGTAGGCAAGGTACTCATCATCAGTATGTTACTTCTTTGAGGTCCAAACACTTCATCTACACCATTCAGAAATTGGAACAATTTCTGCtcctcttgttgttgttgaagaGCTTGTACAAAGGCATTGATCTCTGTTGTGAGGCTTGTAATTGGTGGAAGAGAGTTCAAATTCTCCAGCTCTTCCCACATTACTTTGAGATCAGTATAATAATCAGAAAATAAGCTTccctttttgttttgtttcgTATATTTCCTTGTTCAACTTATATTTTCTGGATCCATTTGTCACAGTGTATCTCTGTTGCAGTTGTTTCCATATTTGCTCACAGCTATTGACAAACATGATAGACTTCTTTATTGACTCAGAAACATTTCCCATTATCCAAGATATCACCATACTATTGCACGTATCCCAAGCTTCCTGCTTTACTTCATCTGTAGGATCTCTTTTTACTAACCCAGTCACAAAGCCTAACTTTCTTTTAGATGCTAGACTAATCTCCATGGTTCTTTGCCAATATCTAAAGTTAGCTGATCCTACTAATTTTTCTACAGCAATAGCATTACTACCATCTGATGGATGCAGATATAGGGGACTAGTTGGTTCTATTTTTGTAACCATTGTGCAAACAGAAGTTCTTAACAGTtctaaaaatcaatgctttatataaaaaattgaagctttataCTAGTTGCTCCACATATCATGCTGAAAACAATGAGATAAACAAGAAATAGAGCTGATTTATTCgaacctgctctgataccatgaagacTTTTTGTATTCAATCAGCAAGAGGAATGGAGCAACCAGCCGTATTTTCTTTCATTCATTTGGTTTCTGAAATTGTGTGTTGCTTAATACAAGTGCTCCTTTATATATGGAGTCACCCAAAATTAGGTAAACTAGGCAACCAATAGGAAGCTTACACTAATTCCTAGAAAAGACAACTACACTAGATGACAAAAGATCACATGATCCTAGGCTGATTTTGTTGGCTATTGCTGGCTGCTACTTTGTTCTTTGTTCGATTAGGCCTTCTATTTGGGCTTCATTACTACCTCATTCAACAGTTTAGTGCTTGAAATGTCCCTTTCACTAATGCACGCTGTCCTTAATTTTTGCATTTCATTAGATATATGTCGTGCACGGACTTTTTGTGACTAAATATATTTGCAGGAGTTTCCCCTGTGGTTACTCTTTGAGCATCATACGTGGGCATTTGTTATTTACAATATTGTTTGTTCCGGTTGTGGAGTTGGAACGGTTGGAAGGCCTGATGTACTGTATCCGACTGTAATATGCACAGCAAAAAGGGTTATCTAGTATCGGGGGTGGTCCGAGTATCACCCCTCCGATACTTAAGTCAGTAATACTGATTGCTCTGCAATTAATGAATTTTAGAATGATTGGTGAGTTTCCGTACCTTTGGCAATTAACGAGGGTCCACATATATAGACGGGTAATTAGTACGGACAACTTGGGTCATGCGACCACTTATAGGCTTACATGGATTATCTTCCTAATGAGGCCGACTGTAATTGATTAGGCTTAAGTGCCGAATGGGTCAGATGTCTCTGCTGGCCCTTTTTGGCCACTTTGGCACTTAAAGGTTGTCATGCCGGTAGGCAATCCCGTACACTAGTCCCTTCAGAGTGACTGTAGTACGTACGTTTACTGTTGCAGTTGCTCTGAAGAATATAAAGGATTCCCGTAAAATGTTAATTTTTATAAGTAGGTCAATATATATGGACAGACAAAGTGCATTGATATAGTTATACGTGATATGATCAAGTAGTTCTGAATAGTCATCGATGAATTTGATAAATTTATTCCACACGTACGGTACACATGTAACAAGTAACAAATAACaagtaaaaacaacatataTAATCTCAGTTAAATAAAAAAGAAGCTATGGAAAGTGACAACTCCTTAATGAATTGAACAAGAGCAATAACAGAATTAGTAGCAGCAACAGTTATGAAAGTATCGGCTTCATTGGATTCAGCAGAGCCACCACCGGCTAAATCAGAGAGAGCACGAATGGTGATGAAAGGAACCAATTGCTGGTGGCAGATGAGTGCTACTCCGGCGCTTTCCATTTCAACAGGGCTTACCATGAATTGATTATGAATAAAACTTCTATAAGCTGCATTATCTACGTAGATACTTGCACTTGCTCCTCTTAATACAGTTGCCACTTTCGGTGTTGTTGCATTCACGCATCCTTCCAATTCTAAGCTCTGAATTAttcataataacaataatatcaaATTCATTGAATTTTCAACATTAGCTACAATTAAGTTTGTTTCATGAGATATGATCAAATAAGTTAaactaatttttaattttgtggaATTGAATAATAGGTAAACACTGGCTAGATCATCTTTGACCATCACTAATGAGGAATTAATTGACACGTTTTTATAAAtctaatatatacatatataaaggagacatatttgctgaaatattagagggccacctaggattactaatggtttcgttagtaatatatacaactcaatctaaaatcaaacactataataattaaaaaaaaatctaaaataaattcattcaaatcaaacactaatctaaaataaaataaataaaattcattatccaatattagagcaccATGTAgggaatctaatggtttcgccaaataaaaaataagatttcaaaattaattttgaattaaaaaagtcgagtgccacgtagataaattaTTAAACgccacataaatattttaattaattaactaataatattacgcatatacaatttcatccaaacactctcataattttttttaaaaatctaaaatgaaatttaatgcaaaatcaaaaactaatttaatctaatacgaagtatataaaattgatatatacataacaatttaatagaatccgtgcatcgcacgggctaaaatctagttataATTAATGGAATGGTCGACTAAGTATAactttaaaaattaaaacaattagtTATAGCTAATTATAGGTCTCGTGGAGTTGTGGTCAACCTTGGTCTCCAattattaagttttttttttttttttttttttttgcaatctTAACATCTTGTGGAATAGGAATATGTCAAAGGAGAAATCGACGCTATTAGATCTAACTATAGCTGGTCAATTTTAAAAGTTCTCCACTTTTCATTGACTTGGGTGTCTTagctagtactccctccgtctctgtTTGTTTTTTACGGTtttctttttgggtgtcccaaaatgttttttacatttccttttatattattacataaatgatttaatattctatcaaaatttgtgtccaattattatatcaaccaattaaatccattaGGTTATTTAAtccctcacacttttccataggaacattaactttttctcatttacttcgtacatgaaaaacttaaattttgataagagtgaaacattataaataaacgtaattttcctcgtttacatgaaaaaacttaaaagaatctcaatgcacattaactaatcgttaaaacgcgtgcaaaataccaaacgtaaaaaacaaaaagagacggagggagtaactatgTATGGGGTTTCGGCTCTAAATGACCTCCGATCAAAATTAACCTACTATTAGATcggtcaattttttttttgagggaacctACTAAATCGGTCAATAGTGCAACATTTCACGTTTCTGTTGATCATTCAATTtctagttttattttaacttgttGGTTGTCAGAATTAAAAAACTTAAGCCCCGGTAGGAATTAAAAACCGAAAATAATAAAGGTCGTAACTTGCGatattaaatgttgttgtaACTTGCGACCTTAATCATCACCCATTAAAAAGAATATTAGCCCCAtcgaaattttaaaaaatttaaaacgtaTTCCCCATCAAAActataaaaatgaaataaaaaatgtGACACGTAACACTATTAACCGGTTTAGAAGGTTAATCTTGGTTGAGGACTGTCTAAAGTAGACACCCTCTAAAGTTAGGACTTCTTTGTATTCATAAAAATGGAAGACTTTTTAATGGCTACAATAAAATAGTAGCCACCATAATTGTATTAAATCTCAATTGTTTTAAACTAAAATTTAATCTTATCCATTTATTTATTTGACCATAATATTTCAAGAAAATgtaaaagcaaaaaaaatattaaaaaaaaatggttttATTATTGTAAAAAACTGCTGCAAAGTTCCTTCTTCCACCATCGTAGCACAATCGTCAGACATAAAAATCACCCATTAATCATCAGGCTTTGTGATTAAAACAATTCGCATATATAAATATTGGTTTTCCTGCTCTAAAAACTATAGAGTATCCCCTAATTACTCTTGCACAACGgttgaaattattttttgagttttacATGGTTTTTCTTTCAATTGTGTTCTTATTTTATACTGTATATTTTTTGAACGAATCCCATGGACCCATGGTGTTCTTCTACTGGTCAGAAATATGCAATTTTGCTAAACATGATATACACACATTAATACAGGTAAAAAAAATTGTCATAGATGAATGTTCACCTCGTAGATGGAGAGAGGTGAGGAaaagaaaattattttaaaaaaaaaaaatttatctatattttattaatgaatttcttttataaaaaaattaattattttaaaagtcAAGTCAATATAAAATGAATGGTGTAGATTTGACATATCTATATAAATGGTCTAGATTAAAAGTTTATAGTAGCTACAAAATTAATGTAGCCATTATAAAATCATCCCATAAAAATACTGAGACTTTTTTAAACTGAGTGACAATAGTTGGGATTGGTAGCGTCAATTTATCCTATATCAAAACATTACATCACTGAGCTAGTAATTATGAGtgaattaatatttttataagatCTAACATTGATCCTTCTAGAAATCAAGTACTGAATTATTATTTAGTAGGGTTGTAATTTTGTTAAATTACCTGAAGCTTCTTGGCAATATTGAAGTAATGAGCATCAACCGGAACCCAAAAAACATGTTGCCTTTCCTCAGGAGTGCCATCAATTGGGAAAACCTCTTCAGCTTGATACCAAATTCTGTTCATAGATTATCAGACTTACTATTATTTCCAGTAGTGATGTTTGAATTGTAGTCACCAAATCTTAAGTTGCCATATTTCCTTGAGTAATCTCCTGCTGCCTCTAAGGCTAGTTCATCCTCTGGTCCATCACCATTTCTCTACAcccatcaccaaaatgcatgcctttaattacatgattaattcaattgtaaataatatgtaagtATTGCATCGAACGATAATGGTTTTTATTATTGATTACAACCACCTTTAATGTACTAGTAAATAACTTGTGAACTACTCCCTTCGTTCATTTTTAGTTGTGGGTTTTCCATTTTTACAGTAATTTAGGGGGGGAAACTAGATGTTTTATATTTCTTATAACTAACACTACAAAACAAAGACGGAAACAACCGTCACAAatatcttttacgacgggttaataataacattttccattaatgacgacccccttttatgatggGTTCGCAATAGAAAATCCCACCGTTAATTAACGATGgacgatgataaaggtcgcaagttgcgacaacatttagttgtcgcaatctatAGGAAgtagtatatttattttatctttaattttatttctagCAAGTTAGTTATAAAGTAGTTAAAAGTTTGTTAGAAGGTTGTTACAAGCTTTGTATATAAGCTACTATTGGGCTTGCTTCTTATTCAAGAAATTGAGTTAATAAACACAACTTTCTTcgattctctctctctctaaattcctaattctctCAAGgttcttcatggtatcagagcgtcAATCTCGTTTCTGAGATTTAGGTTTTCGATTTTTGATCTGAAATTTGTGCATCACAACAGTTTCATATTACTTGATTTGCTGCGAAGTTTCTTGCTGATTGCGAAACTTCTTGCTCGAATCTGTGACTTTGATTGAGTTTGTTTGAGTTGATTGATGCAATGGCGACTGATGGATCTGAAACTAATAATGATTCTCATATGAACAATAGTGAAAATGGAGGTAATCTTGATCCTTATTTCATAGCAAATTCAGATAGTCCAACTGCTTCTCTGGTTTCTGTAGTTTTTAATGGCATGAATTTTATGCGATGGAAGAGAAATGTTATGAGAGCGTTAGTTGCTAAGAACAAAGAAGGATTTGTAAATGGTGGAATACTGAAACCTGCTGTGAATCACAAAGACTATCATAAGTGGAAACGTGCTGATTTTATGGTAGTAAGCTGGATTCTGAGTTCTATGAGCAATGAATTAGCTGATGATTTTGGTTATATTGATAATGCTGTGGAATTGTGGAAGGAATTGAATGAAAGATTTGGACAGTCTAATGGTCCTCTGATCTATCAGCTGAAAAAGGAAATTGATAGCTTAAATCAGGAGAACATGACAATTGTTACCTATTATGGTAAACTGAAGAAACTATGGGATGAGATGCAAAGTTTGAGATCTTTTCCTACATGTGTGTGTGGAGCATTGAGTAGCTGTAGTTGTCAAATTTTGAAAAAGATGGCTGAATTTGAGGAAGAAGACAAGATGATGAAATTTTTGCTAGGATTAAATGGAGGATTTGAAGGCACTGTGACAAATGTGTTGGCTATGGATCCTCTGCCAAGCATAAATAGGGTGTTTGCCATTACTCAGCAGATTGAAAAGCAGAAAGAAGTCAACAATGGCAATGCTGAAGTCAATGCTATGAATAGCAGTGCTATGGTTGCTCAATCATACAGAGGTGGACAATCACAGAAGTACAGCAGTGGTAAGAAAGACTGGAAAGAAACCAAGAAAGAGAAGATGTTCAAGGTTTGTACTCATTGCAAAGGGAAAGGGCATA
This sequence is a window from Spinacia oleracea cultivar Varoflay chromosome 1, BTI_SOV_V1, whole genome shotgun sequence. Protein-coding genes within it:
- the LOC130465654 gene encoding uncharacterized protein translates to MNRIWYQAEEVFPIDGTPEERQHVFWVPVDAHYFNIAKKLQIQSLELEGCVNATTPKVATVLRGASASIYVDNAAYRSFIHNQFMVSPVEMESAGVALICHQQLVPFITIRALSDLAGGGSAESNEADTFITVAATNSVIALVQFIKELSLSIASFLFN